Proteins from a single region of Ziziphus jujuba cultivar Dongzao chromosome 1, ASM3175591v1:
- the LOC107415399 gene encoding uncharacterized protein LOC107415399 — MVFANDHSFVAWEEHILCHDRGNRVVHYYLKDLTGDLVLAVIGTERSIRHMMYVVSDQFLKAYGSKGSINSCTKWRARREVVEWLTSLVSRQRLLDVSNSPTNDSTQAVSLTEFRGRQTHLPDQMVPRKLKVQYSGIEWSGIAWICAKQLKHYPAFFRNGTTIGVHSFVFIMALEDYHYLGYLEDMYEDKKGQKKVKVRWFHHNQEVKDVIPQLNPHPKEVFITPHVQVISAECIDGLATVLTPKHYEKCLEKVANNSSPGVYMCFRQFKNHKLRPFTLAKLRGYSNQAILSSIDDQVVFKQKLKGYKLCGEDGEDFECDDLVGLGSKRNRSHKEHQGLETGGPKCDPTSQKLKLRLSRKMMGMKFVTPEPQCSISFKVDERIELLCQDSGMRGCWFRCKVVQVSQKLLKVQYDDVLDVDESGNLEEWIPAYRVAAPDRLGIRCSGRLRIRPCPPEDSTDFTFVVGAPVDAWWCDGWWEAVVTGIGISGTDLQVYLPGEEKFLTLQKKDIRASKDWIGNKWIDLKAKPDILLFLSENVSPNLKMDEVAGSKVNMIPKPDIVGGRQGLADLVTPIDLLENVKDSNPKKRSHINNGDETNNSNGSDSGIDDADGGNEEKSVLVEDGLNEKCEASEAIEVTK, encoded by the exons ATGGTGTTTGCGAATGATCATAGTTTCGTGGCTTGGGAGGAGCACATTTTGTGTCACGACAGAGGAAACCGTGTGGTTCACTACTACTTGAAGGATCTAACTGGGGATTTAGTTCTTGCTGTTATAGGGACTGAGAGGAGCATTAGGCATATGATGTATGTAGTTTCCGATCAGTTCTTGAAGGCTTATGGGTCCAAAGGATCCATCAATTCCTGCACAAAATGGCGAGCAAGAAGAGAAGTTGTTGAGTGGTTGACATCTTTGGTCTCTAGGCAGCGTCTGCTAGATGTTTCAA ATTCACCAACAAATGACTCAACGCAAGCTGTATCATTGACTGAATTCAGGGGTCGTCAAACTCACTTGCCAGATCAAATG GTTCCAAGAAAATTGAAAGTTCAGTATTCAGGAATTGAATGGTCTGGGATTGCTTGGATCTGTGCCAAGCAGCTCAAGCACTACCCAGCTTTTTTCAGGAATGGAACTACCATAGGA GTTCACTCCTTTGTATTTATAATGGCTTTAGAGGATTATCACTACCTTGGTTACTTGGAAGACATGTATGAAGACAAGAAAGGACAGAAAAAGGTAAAAGTGCGTTGGTTTCACCATAATCAGGAAGTCAAAGATGTAATCCCTCAGCTAAATCCACACCCCAAAGAAGTTTTCATCACACCTCATGTCCAAGTGATCAGTGCAGAGTGCATTGATGGCCTTGCGACTGTTTTAACACCTAAGCATTATGAGAAATGTTTGGAAAAAGTTGCAAATAATTCATCACCTGGAGTCTATATGTGCTTTAGACAGTTCAAAAACCATAAGCTTAGACCCTTCACGCTTGCTAAATTGCGTGGATACTCCAACCAAGCAATTCTCTCCTCTATAGATGACCAAGTTGTCTTCAAGCAGAAACTCAAGGGTTACAAGCTTTGTGGGGAAGATGGTGAAGATTTTGAATGTGATGATCTTGTGGGTTTGGGTTCTAAAAGGAATAGAAGTCACAAGGAACATCAAGGGCTTGAAACAGGTGGTCCAAAATGTGATCCAACAAGCCAGAAGTTGAAATTAAGGCTATCAAGAAAGATGATGGGCATGAAATTTGTCACACCTGAGCCCCAATGTTCCATTTCTTTCAAGGTTGATGAGAGGATAGAGCTGCTCTGTCAGGACAGTGGCATGCGAGGTTGCTGGTTCAGATGTAAGGTTGTGCAGGTATCTCAAAAGCTTCTAAAAGTCCAATATGATGATGTGCTGGATGTTGATGAATCTGGCAATTTAGAG GAATGGATCCCAGCATATAGAGTGGCTGCTCCTGATAGACTGGGCATAAGATGCTCAGGTCGCCTGAGAATCCGGCCATGCCCTCCCGAGGATTCTACAGACTTTACTTTTGTGGTTGGAGCGCCAGTGGATGCTTGGTGGTGTGATGGCTGGTGGGAAGCTGTAGTCACTGGAATTGGAATTTCTGGAACTGATCTTCAAGTCTATTTGCCTG GTGAAGAAAAGTTTTTGACTCTCCAGAAAAAGGATATTAGAGCTTCCAAAGACTGGATAGGGAACAAATGGATAGATTTAAAGGCAAAGCCTGACATACTCTTATTTTTGTCTGAAAATGTCAGTCCTAACTTGAAGATGGATGAGGTAGCTGGATCCAAAGTTAACATGATTCCCAAGCCTGACATCGTTGGAGGTAGACAAGGATTAGCTGATTTAGTCACGCCTATTGACCTTTTGGAAAATGTGAAGGATTCAAATCCAAAGAAGCGGTCTCATATCAACAACGGTGATGAAACTAATAATTCTAATGGTAGTGACAGTGGCATTGATGATGCCGATGGTGGCAACGAGGAGAAATCAGTTTTAGTGGAAGATGGTCTAAATGAGAAATGTGAAGCATCAGAAGCAATAGAAGTGACAAAGTAA
- the LOC107415320 gene encoding uncharacterized protein LOC107415320, producing MKMLTFRSQFYHLSCTNFTNSSSCHSLLVPISYLNRPAHSKSSATTNPGQAIRFIAKSNDISKPLVLELKPKSQNPPKKELSQFLTDGNSRCLILGAVSVGLVLFLMGADDQKALAFGPEGPLVEEFWDNVRRYAIYALTVSTGAIYTIFQPILELLKNPITAILILTILGGGIFIVSQVLSAMVGFSDFSYDYGY from the coding sequence atgaaaatgttaacCTTTAGATCTCAATTCTACCATTTAAGCTGCACTAATTTTACCAATTCTAGTTCATGTCATTCACTTTTGGTCCCCATTTCATACCTAAACCGCCCTGCGCATTCAAAAAGTTCTGCAACCACTAATCCAGGACAAGCCATACGTTTCATTGCAAAATCTAATGATATAAGCAAGCCTTTGGTACTAGAACTCAAACCCAAATCCCAAAATCCACCAAAGAAAGAGCTATCCCAATTCTTGACAGATGGGAATTCGAGGTGTTTGATACTTGGAGCTGTTTCTGTAGGATTGGTGCTGTTTCTAATGGGGGCTGATGACCAAAAAGCATTAGCTTTTGGTCCTGAAGGTCCACTGGTTGAAGAGTTTTGGGACAATGTGAGGAGGTATGCGATTTATGCTCTAACAGTGAGTACAGGTGCTATATACACTATCTTCCAGCCCATACTCGAGTTGTTGAAGAACCCCATCACTGCAATTCTTATATTGACCATTTTAGGAGGTGGGATTTTCATTGTTTCCCAAGTGCTTTCTGCTATGGTTGGTTTCTCAGATTTCTCTTATGATTATGGTTATTAG
- the LOC107415102 gene encoding TPD1 protein homolog 1, translated as MRRVLIRSIVGPRLFIVSLALSFAFITALFFGTEQLFHKLGGGGEAGIKRLVFSEKNRTAFGRKLLQSPDEGDMNRIGPSCSKEDIVIFQGQTEPLPNGIPSYTVQILNACVSGCSISNIHVSCGWFSSARMVNPQVFKRMYYDDCLVNDGEALAPGQSLSFQYANSFRYPLSVSSADCGC; from the exons ATGAGACGTGTGCTGATCAGAAGCATCGTTGGCCCAAGACTTTTCATAGTCTCTTTGGCACTGAGCTTTGCTTTTATCACTGCTTTGTTCTTCG GGACGGAGCAGTTATTTCATAAGTTGGGAGGTGGAGGGGAAGCTGGCATTAAAAGGCTTGTCTTTTCCGAGAAAAATAGGACTGCCTTTGGCCGGAAGCTACTACAGTCACCTG aTGAAGGTGACATGAATCGCATTGGACCAAGTTGCTCAAAGGAGGACATAGTAATATTTCAAGGGCAAACAGAACCACTTCCTAATGGGATACCATCCTACACGGTTCAGATCCTAAACGCATGCGTTTCAGGGTGTAGCATCTCCAACATTCATGTGAGCTGTGGATGGTTTAGCTCAGCAAGGATGGTAAACCCTCAAGTATTCAAAAGAATGTACTACGATGACTGCCTTGTTAATGATGGGGAAGCTCTTGCCCCTGGTCAAAGCCTTTCTTTCCAGTATGCCAATAGCTTCCGCTATCCTCTCTCTGTTTCTTCTGCTGATTGTGGCTGCTga
- the LOC107415338 gene encoding uncharacterized protein LOC107415338: protein MAMAFKWLIHSACHVLGYPNDTVSQIHHADGDLKSLKVSTSNGVAVKNNINHDEQFQMPLHYPRYTKADYEKMEEWKVDMLLKQYGIANIQGSLDEKRAFAMGAFLWPDQY from the coding sequence atGGCTATGGCATTTAAGTGGCTTATTCATTCAGCATGTCATGTTTTAGGGTATCCAAACGACACCGTTTCTCAAATTCATCATGCTGATGGAGATTTGAAGAGCTTGAAGGTTTCGACCTCTAATGGTGTGGCTGtgaagaataatattaatcatgATGAGCAATTCCAAATGCCTCTTCATTACCCTCGCTATACAAAAGCCGATTACGAGAAGATGGAGGAGTGGAAAGTTGACATGCTTCTTAAGCAATATGGAATTGCAAATATCCAAGGGAGCCTTGATGAGAAGAGGGCTTTTGCAATGGGGGCTTTCTTGTGGCCTGAtcaatattga
- the LOC107415360 gene encoding uncharacterized protein LOC107415360 — MDRNIGNGNGNLRVSAAKLMMNSNLQFLRRTLQVAISVSLLSLFLCYSSGISLFPHSFSVYFSTCLFSIFTRSLERKYMFLVCNGILAFLAKSSVSSTSSSTFVGESELTVDRELEYQGNESLYASDNHDEVKTEALKVEHEGNEEEGSWSLSMKQENEEDEMEGIETGNEGVVASTDELNKKFEEFIRKMKEEIRIEAQQQLIAV; from the exons ATGGATAGAAATATTGGGAATGGAAATGGCAATCTTCGAGTTTCAGCTGCAAAATTGATGATGAATAGTAATTTGCAATTCTTGAGGAGGACTCTGCAGGTTGCTATCTCAGTCTCTCTGTTGTCTCTGTTCCTTTGCTATTCTTCAGGCATTTCTCTGTTTCCTCACTCATTCAGTGTCTACTTCTCTACGTGTCTCTTTTCGATCTTCACTCGGAGCCTTGAGAGGAAGTACATGTTCCTCGTTTGCAATGGAATTCTTGCTTTTCTCGCAAAAAGCTCGGTTTCTTCCACTTCATCATCAACTTTTGTGGGGGAGTCTGAACTTACTGTTGACAGA gAATTGGAGTACCAAGGAAATGAATCCTTGTATGCTAGTGATAATCATGATGAGGTAAAAACTGAAGCTTTAAAGGTAGAACACGAAGGCAATGAGGAAGAAGGAAGTTGGTCTCTTTCGATGaagcaagaaaatgaagaagatgaaatgGAGGGAATAGAAACAGGAAACGAAGGGGTGGTTGCAAGTACAGACGAACTGAACAAGAAATTTGAAGAATTCATCAGGAAAATGAAGGAGGAGATCAGGATAGAAGCTCAACAGCAACTAATTGcagtttaa